Sequence from the Synergistaceae bacterium genome:
TTCCCGCGCTGCTGATCGCGAAAAAGGCGACGCCCCTTCTGGGGTTCGTCATCGCCGTGGTGAGCATTTCCGAGATACTTTTCTTCTCGGCGAGCATTCCCTGCCTTATGGGAACGGACATTCCGATTAAACTGCGGGACATCATCGTCATATGGTTCGAGAGAGTGGTGCTGTCCATCGTCCTGACGATCCCCCTCGCCATGATGTTGGGGTTCGCCGACGTGGTGGCCGCCGCCGCGCCGTAACGTCCCCGTCCGGGAGGTCGTCACCAGGGACGAAAACTGATTGGAAGTCAAGGGGGCGGAGGCCGCCCCCTTATTTTATTTTTCCGTCAGGCTTGAAATGAGCTTTTGTATATCACTCACGGGAAGGTTCGTCGCCTGGGCGATTTTCTCCGCATCCCAACCCATGGCGAACATATTGCGGGCCACTTCCGCTTTACCCTCTGCCCTGCCCTCCGCTTTGCCTTCTGCTCTGCCTTCCGCTCTGGCATCGGCCCGCCGCACCTGCTCGTCCATCAGAAAAAGTTGGCGCGCCTCGTACAGCATCTGCGTCCGTTCGTCCGCGCTGAGTTGCTTCAGACGCCCCACCGCCGCTTCCATCTCAGGGGTTTTTGTCGCCAGCATTTCGATTTCCTCCTCCTTTTCCGACCGGATGAGCCGGAGCCAA
This genomic interval carries:
- a CDS encoding Rpn family recombination-promoting nuclease/putative transposase, with the protein product WLRLIRSEKEEEIEMLATKTPEMEAAVGRLKQLSADERTQMLYEARQLFLMDEQVRRADARAEGRAEGKAEGRAEGKAEVARNMFAMGWDAEKIAQATNLPVSDIQKLISSLTEK